From a region of the Theobroma cacao cultivar B97-61/B2 chromosome 8, Criollo_cocoa_genome_V2, whole genome shotgun sequence genome:
- the LOC18592147 gene encoding 14-3-3 protein 7, with product MEKEREQQVYLARLAEQAERYDEMVEAMKRVAMLDVELTVEERNLVSVGYKNVIGARRASWRILSSIEQKEEAKGNEQNVKRIKEYRQRVEDELSKICNDILSVIDKHLIPSSSTGESTVFYYKMKGDYFRYLAEFKATDDRKDAADQSLKAYEAATSTASSDLPPTHPIRLGLALNFSVFYYEILNSPERACHLAKQAFDEAIAELDSLNEESYKDSTLIMQLLRDNLTLWTSDLPEEGGDQTKGDEPQAES from the exons ATGGAGAAGGAAAGAGAGCAGCAAGTTTACTTGGCGAGACTCGCTGAGCAAGCTGAAAGATATGAcg AAATGGTTGAGGCCATGAAGAGGGTTGCAATGTTGGATGTTGAACTGACTGTGGAGGAGAGGAATCTGGTATCTGTGGGATATAAGAATGTGATTGGAGCAAGAAGGGCATCATGGCGGATACTGTCTTCAATTGAACAGAAGGAGGAGGCCAAGGGTAATGAGCAAAATGTGAAGAGGATAAAGGAGTACAGGCAGCGGGTTGAAGATGAGCTTTCAAAGATCTGCAATGATATCCTATCTGTTATTGATAAGCACCTCATTCCATCTTCCTCAACTGGGGAATCAACAGTTTTTTACTATAAGAT GAAAGGAGATTATTTTCGTTATTTGGCAGAATTTAAAGCAACTGATGATCGTAAAGATGCTGCTGATCAGTCGCTTAAGGCTTATGAG GCTGCCACCTCCACTGCAAGCTCAGATTTGCCTCCCACTCACCCTATTAGACTTGGCCTGGCTTTGAACTTCTCTGTTTTCTACTATGAGATATTAAATTCTCCTGAGAG GGCATGTCACCTGGCTAAACAAGCATTTGATGAGGCTATTGCAGAACTTGATAGCCTTAATGAAGAATCTTACAAGGATAGCACCCTTATTATGCAGCTTCTCAGGGATAATCTCACCTTATGGACCTCAGATCTGCCAGAGGAAGGAG GTGACCAAACCAAAGGAGATGAACCTCAGGCAGAG AGTTAA
- the LOC18592148 gene encoding 2-hydroxy-6-oxononadienedioate/2-hydroxy-6-oxononatrienedioate hydrolase: MILQFLKKKMTRCFSLTEAKNWCYRFSFNKSGLRSTITDLQDGTIMHCWVPKIRKDSKPNLLLIHGLGANAMWQWGDILRQMIPYFNIFIPDLLFFGESYTTRPERSESFQAQCVMRVMEKNSVRKLSLVGLSYGGFVGYCLAAQFSEAIERVMICCAGVCMEEKDLKEGVFRVSDLEEAARILVPQTPEKLRELMGFSLFKPPPLSLLPSCLLADFIGVMCTEYTEEKKELIRAIPNDRKISNIPKITQPTLILWGEYDQIFPLELGHRLKRHLGDNAHLVVIKDAGHAFNIEKPKEYYKHLKSFLVDWRPPPASPPPKNENRTLSCNAVEVQP, encoded by the exons ATGATTCTACAgtttctgaaaaaaaaaatgacaaggtGCTTCAGTTTAACCGAAGCCAAAAACTGGTGCTACAGATTTTCCTTCAACAAATCAGGGCTTCGATCCACTATTACAGACCTCCAAGATGGCACCATCATGCACTGCTGGGTCCCCAAGATCCGCAAAGACTCCAAACCTAACCTCCTCCTTATCCATGGACTCGGTGCCAACGCAATGTGGCAATGGGGTGACATCCTACGCCAGATGATCCCTTACTTCAACATCTTCATACCTGACCTTCTCTTCTTTGGAGAGTCCTACACGACTCGGCCTGAACGCTCCGAGTCGTTCCAGGCTCAGTGCGTGATGCGAGTTATGGAGAAAAACTCGGTGAGGAAACTCAGCCTGGTTGGCCTGAGTTACGGTGGGTTTGTTGGGTACTGTTTAGCAGCGCAGTTTAGTGAGGCTATTGAAAGAGTGATGATATGCTGCGCTGGGGTTTGCATGGAAGAGAAAGATTTAAAGGAAGGGGTTTTCAGGGTATCCGATTTGGAAGAAGCTGCCAGGATTTTAGTACCGCAGACACCTGAGAAGCTCAGGGAACTCATGGGGTTTTCTCTGTTTAAGCCGCCTCCTTTGAGTTTGCTACCTTCTTGTCTGCTCGCAGATTTCATTGGC GTGATGTGTACAGAGTATACAGAAGAGAAGAAGGAGCTGATCCGAGCTATACCCAATGATCGAAAGATTTCAAACATTCCCAAGATCACTCAG CCCACGTTGATTTTGTGGGGAGAATATGATCAAATATTCCCATTGGAATTGGGTCACAGGTTAAAAAG gCATCTGGGGGATAATGCTCACCTGGTTGTTATCAAGGACGCGGGACACGCCTTCAACATAGAGAAGCCCAAGGAGTATTACAAGCATTTGAAATCTTTTCTAGTCGATTGGCGGCCTCCTCCAGCCAGCCCTCCTCCCAAGAATGAAAACCGTACGTTATCTTGCAATGCAGTAGAGGTACAGCCTTGA
- the LOC18592149 gene encoding probable protein phosphatase 2C 10 — MDWLCCFSSSQLGGAHSSSSSGKGKNHEGMMRFGYSLVKGKANHPMEDYHVAKFMQIQGHELGLFAIYDGHLGDSVPAYLQKHLFANILKEEEFWVDPFRAILKAYEKTDQAILSHSSDLGRGGSTAVTAILINGIRLWVANVGDSRAVLSRGGQAIQMTTDHEPNTERGSIENKGGFVSNMPGDVPRVNGQLAVSRAFGDKSLKSHLRSDPDIQDTNVDNSMDILVLASDGLWKVMTNQEAVDIARRFKDPQKAAKQLTAEAVKRDSKDDISCVVVRFRG; from the exons atgGATTGGTTGTGCTGCTTTAGTTCATCTCAG CTTGGAGGAGCACATTCATCGTCTAGTTCTGGTAAAGGGAAAAACCATGAGGGTATGATGAGGTTTGGTTACAGCCTAGTAAAAGGGAAAGCTAATCATCCTATGGAGGATTATCATGTCGCTAAGTTCATGCAGATTCAGGGACACGAGTTAGGGCTTTTCGCTATCTATGATGGTCATCTGGGAGATAGCGTACCTGCCTACCTACAGAAGCATTTGTTTGCCAATATCCTAAAGGAG GAAGAGTTTTGGGTTGACCCCTTCAGAGCCATCTTGAAAGCTTATGAGAAAACAGACCAGGCAATTCTTTCACATAGCTCGGACTTGGGTCGTGGTGGATCCACTGCTGTAACTGCAATATTGATAAATGGAATAAGGCTATGGGTGGCAAATGTTGGAGATTCACGAGCAGTTCTTTCAAGAGGGGGTCAGGCAATACAGATGACTACAGATCATGAACCCAACACAGAACGAGGCAGCATTGAGAACAAAGGCGGATTTGTCTCAAATATGCCAG GAGATGTTCCCAGAGTTAATGGACAACTGGCAGTTTCACGCGCTTTTGGAGACAAGAGTCTTAAATCACATCTGCGATCAGATCCAGACATTCAAGACACCAACGTAGATAATAGTATGGATATTTTAGTCCTTGCAAGTGATGGTCTTTGGAAG GTGATGACTAATCAAGAGGCTGTTGATATTGCAAGAAGGTTCAAAGACCCACAGAAGGCAGCAAAGCAACTAACTGCTGAAGCAGTAAAAAGAGACAGTAAAGATGACATATCGTGCGTCGTAGTTAGATTTAGGGGATAG